A window of Egibacteraceae bacterium genomic DNA:
ACGATCGTGCCCAGCGCCACGAGCGTCACCAGCTCGGCTGCCTTGGCGACGACGGTGCCCAGCACCGCCGAGCGCGGGACGCCGAGCGCGACGGGGACCGAGGGCGCGACCACGTCGAGCCCGTGTGCCCGTTCGAGCGTGTCAGGCGTCCGGGGCGTCCGCCGTGGTGTCGGCGGACATCTCGGCGTCCGGCGTCGTCGCGGCCGCGTCCGGTGACGATCCAGCGCCGTTCCCGCCGCAGGCGGTGAGCAGGACGAGACCTGCGGCCATGGTGAGCAGGAACCGGCGAATGCGGTGCATGGGGCACTCCTGGGAACGGTGGCGAACTCGAACGGGTCGGTCGGTTGACGACGGTGCAAAGGGATGCTGCGCTCCGCGTGTCAGGTTAGCCAAACCTAAAGGCTCGAGCACGGGTGTTCAAGCCGCCTTACGGTGCGAACGTCCGAGCAACAGGCTCGAGGGCATGGCCCCTCAGCTGTTCGGTCATCGAGGTGAACTCGACCCTTCCGCGTCCCTTCCCTTTCGCGCGGTAGAGGTTCTCGTCGGCGATCGCGGGCAGCAGCTCCTCGCCTGCCGCATGGCCGTGGCGATCGTTGACCTGCTTGAACCCGTCGAGGTCGACGGCGAGCACGACGACCTCCGCCACCCCGGTCCAGCCGCTGCAGCGCCTGCGCGAGGCAGTCGTTGAGGCGTGCCCGGTTCTGCAGACGCGGAAGTCCTTCAGAGGTCGCCCGATGCGTGGCATCGGCCAGCTCGAAGCGGCGTCGGGTGATGTCCTCGATCTGCTGCACGAGGTGGGAGGGTCGGCCCTGATCGTCGAGAACGACCGAGCACCGCGCGCCAGCGCGGACACTTCGCCCTGCCGACTCACGCTAACGCGGACACTTCCCAGAACACAACGGGCAAACCGTCCACAGATTTATACCTATCTATGATAGAATATATGTTTCAGGGAATGGCAAAGTGTCCGCGTTACGACGTGTCCATGCGGCGGCTCCCCCGGGCGGCCAGGGCGAGCCACGACGTGCTCCCCGTCCGCCAGCAGGCGTGTGCGCATGCTGATCAGCCCATTCTGCGACAGCCTGCCAAGTACTTCAGCGCTCGGTGAG
This region includes:
- a CDS encoding diguanylate cyclase, which produces MAEVVVLAVDLDGFKQVNDRHGHAAGEELLPAIADENLYRAKGKGRGRVEFTSMTEQLRGHALEPVARTFAP